The following are from one region of the Qipengyuania flava genome:
- a CDS encoding amidohydrolase family protein has product MKNPVHRLAAAFALLALPMQATASHARTVIANTTVIPISSEGALPGHDIVIEDGRITAVVPHDRARPLEGDTVYDGTDLFAIPGLWDGHTHIASRDGPNRDGEEASVHLEGPEARDTLTRRLDAYLAWGVTSVRDTGMRLDLVPVVRAIEGERPTPRVALSGPLLEGPRHQWSKDVELNLEGPEDAEPAVARLSGAGVDFLKVYGGLNPETLAAVKTAADARGLALAGHIPFTVTTREAVRGGLTDIEHTYVNLIKDCTEAGNGAFGSVLGAWMREGYTGRYTRFLELYDGHDRAQCDALFAELGERGTFVTITPQLDLPLRLVMDEEALAALSPAARGGCRNTLEAQESVAPELEARMMAALRDHYARLAGAGVTLVAGSDAPTDCQGFGRALHKVLELHVALGLSEQDALASATLNAARLVGVADAGYLAEGAQADMVLLTANPLEDITATRAIAAVMRQGAFITR; this is encoded by the coding sequence ATGAAGAACCCCGTCCACCGGCTCGCCGCCGCCTTCGCCCTCCTCGCACTGCCCATGCAGGCTACTGCTTCCCACGCGCGCACGGTCATCGCCAACACGACCGTGATCCCGATCAGCAGTGAGGGTGCCCTTCCCGGACACGACATCGTCATCGAGGACGGTCGCATCACGGCGGTGGTCCCGCACGACCGGGCCCGCCCCCTTGAGGGCGACACGGTCTACGACGGCACGGACCTGTTCGCTATCCCGGGCCTCTGGGATGGCCACACGCACATCGCCTCGCGCGATGGCCCCAACCGCGATGGCGAAGAAGCGTCCGTCCATCTCGAAGGCCCCGAAGCCCGCGATACACTGACCCGCCGCCTCGACGCTTATCTCGCTTGGGGCGTCACTTCCGTGCGCGATACCGGCATGCGGCTCGACCTCGTGCCTGTTGTGCGCGCGATCGAGGGCGAACGGCCCACCCCGCGCGTCGCGCTTTCCGGCCCACTACTCGAAGGTCCGCGTCACCAGTGGAGCAAGGACGTCGAGCTTAATCTCGAAGGCCCCGAAGACGCAGAACCGGCGGTCGCAAGGCTTTCGGGCGCAGGTGTCGATTTCCTCAAGGTCTACGGCGGACTCAACCCGGAAACGCTTGCCGCCGTGAAGACCGCCGCCGACGCGCGCGGCCTTGCGCTGGCAGGGCACATCCCCTTCACCGTCACCACGCGCGAGGCTGTACGCGGCGGGCTCACCGACATCGAGCACACCTATGTGAACCTCATCAAGGATTGCACAGAAGCGGGCAATGGCGCCTTCGGCTCTGTGCTCGGCGCGTGGATGCGCGAAGGCTATACGGGCCGCTATACGCGGTTTCTCGAACTCTACGACGGGCATGACCGCGCCCAGTGCGATGCTCTGTTCGCCGAGCTGGGAGAGCGCGGAACCTTCGTGACCATCACGCCGCAGCTCGACTTGCCGCTGCGACTGGTGATGGACGAAGAGGCCCTCGCCGCACTCTCGCCTGCCGCGCGCGGCGGCTGCCGCAACACGCTGGAGGCGCAGGAGAGTGTCGCTCCCGAACTGGAAGCGCGCATGATGGCCGCCCTACGCGATCATTACGCGCGACTCGCCGGCGCCGGCGTGACGCTGGTTGCCGGGAGCGATGCACCGACCGATTGCCAAGGCTTTGGCCGGGCGCTGCACAAGGTGCTCGAACTGCATGTTGCGCTAGGCCTCAGCGAGCAGGACGCGCTCGCCTCGGCAACCCTGAACGCGGCCCGCCTCGTCGGGGTAGCGGACGCCGGATACCTTGCCGAAGGAGCGCAGGCGGACATGGTCCTGCTGACCGCCAATCCGCTGGAGGATATCACCGCAACCCGCGCAATCGCGGCTGTCATGCGCCAGGGCGCATTTATCACGCGGTGA